A region of Mauremys mutica isolate MM-2020 ecotype Southern chromosome 2, ASM2049712v1, whole genome shotgun sequence DNA encodes the following proteins:
- the LOC123363489 gene encoding tubulin beta-1 chain-like, with the protein MREIVHIQAGQCGNQIGAKFWEVISDEHGIDPTGSYHGDSDLQLERINVYYNEAAGNKYVPRAILVDLEPGTMDSVRSGPFGQIFRPDNFVFGQSGAGNNWAKGHYTEGAELVDSVLDVVRKESESCDCLQGFQLTHSLGGGTGSGMGTLLISKIREEYPDRIMNTFSVMPSPKVSDTVVEPYNATLSVHQLVENTDETYCIDNEALYDICFRTLKLTTPTYGDLNHLVSITMSGVTTCLRFPGQLNADLRKLAVNMVPFPRLHFFMPGFAPLTSRGSQQYRALTVPELTQQMFDSKNMMAACDPRHGRYLTVAAIFRGRMSMKEVDEQMLNVQNKNSSYFVEWIPNNVKTAVCDIPPRGLKMSATFIGNSTAIQELFKRISEQFTAMFRRKAFLHWYTGEGMDEMEFTEAESNMNDLVSEYQQYQDATADEQGEFEEEGEEDEA; encoded by the exons ATGCGTGAGATCGTGCACATCCAGGCTGGCCAGTGCGGGAACCAGATCGGAGCCAAG TTCTGGGAGGTCATCAGCGATGAGCATGGCATCGACCCCACTGGCAGCTACCATGGTGACAGTGACTTGCAGCTAGAAAGGATCAACGTTTACTACAATGAAGCTGCTG GTAATAAGTATGTACCCCGTGCAATCCTTGTCGATTTGGAGCCTGGTACAATGGACTCTGTCCGATCTGGACCATTTGGCCAAATCTTCAGACCTGACAACTTTGTCTTTG GTCAGAGTGGTGCTGGAAACAACTGGGCAAAAGGCCACTACACAGAGGGAGCTGAGCTAGTGGACTCTGTCCTGGATGTGGTAAGGAAGGAATCGGAAAGCTGTGACTGTCTACAGGGTTTCCAGCTGACCCATTCTCTAGGTGGTGGCACAGGGTCTGGGATGGGAACTCTCCTCATCAGCAAAATTAGGGAGGAGTACCCAGATCGTATCATGAACACCTTCAGTGTAATGCCATCTCCGAAGGTGTCAGACACAGTGGTTGAACCCTACAATGCCACCCTTTCTGTCCACCAGTTGGTGGAGAATACAGATGAAACCTACTGTATTGACAACGAAGCCTTGTATGACATTTGCTTCCGCACACTGAAACTCACAACCCCTACCTATGGGGACCTCAACCACCTGGTCTCCATTACCATGAGTGGTGTGACAACCTGCCTCCGGTTTCCCGGACAGCTGAATGCTGATCTCCGCAAGCTGGCAGTCAATATGGTGCCTTTCCCCCGTCTGCATTTCTTCATGCCAGGGTTTGCTCCGCTAACTAGCCGTGGAAGCCAGCAGTACCGGGCTCTGACGGTGCCAGAGCTAACGCAGCAGATGTTTGATTCTAAAAACATGATGGCAGCCTGTGATCCCCGCCATGGCCGCTACCTGACTGTGGCAGCAATATTCCGTGGCCGAATGTCCATGAAGGAGGTGGATGAGCAGATGCTTAATGTCCAGAACAAAAACAGCAGCTACTTTGTCGAATGGATCCCCAATAATGTCAAGACGGCTGTCTGTGACATTCCCCCCCGTGGCCTCAAAATGTCTGCCACTTTCATTGGGAACAGCACAGCCATTCAGGAGCTGTTCAAGAGAATCTCTGAGCAGTTCACGGCCATGTTCCGGCGTAAGGCTTTCTTGCACTGGTACACTGGTGAGGGCATGGATGAGATGGAGTTCACTGAAGCAGAGAGCAACATGAATGACCTGGTCTCAGAATATCAGCAATACCAAGATGCCACTGCTGATGAGCAGGGGGAATTtgaagaggaaggagaggaggatgaGGCTTAA